A window from Bos mutus isolate GX-2022 chromosome 1, NWIPB_WYAK_1.1, whole genome shotgun sequence encodes these proteins:
- the SAMD7 gene encoding sterile alpha motif domain-containing protein 7: MAMNPLLPASGQQRIPVIPSPFEPPSVDRDLLPPTVAPADPRQFCIPSQFGSSALANANMPNLLSNRVYSGWGILPPESVKAMARRNEMIQRQHTARMEMEMHAIYQQRRIEKVNSKGLAGLGIPFIYGSSIPVGPATYHGRGMLPASDLHLHRSTLRNLQGNPMIVATGPRFTENWGQKCRRLRRGTGSQKVLDSDTESSKSQVEEKPLGQAHAVLYEENEYTKDPEMEALDNHTLGETSGKPTTALADTCGELEPSHRKPWGAQGTPLEEKAWDNGKEKPSEHGLAACGEKNGVYPPARRSSQPGTHILLTTKENLSLNEDIQKWTVNDVYNFISGLPGCSDYAQVFKDHAIDGETLPLLTEEHLRSAMGLKLGPALKIQSQVSQHVESMFYKKSLSLPTHTKQAFNQPTDTNPLLDFNSWSDTLDIPCSQDMIVPKGTE, encoded by the exons ATGGCCATGAACCCTTTACTGCCAGCATCAGGGCAGCAGAGAATTCCAGTGATTCCCTCACCATTTGAACCTCCAAGTGTGGATAG AGATTTATTGCCTCCTACTGTAGCACCAGCTGACCCAAGACAGTTTTGTATTCCTTCCCAGTTTGGATCTTCAGCTCTAGCAAATGCAAACATGCCAAACTTGCTGTCCAATCGTGTCTATTCAG GTTGGGGCATTTTGCCACCTGAATCCGTAAAGGCAATGgctagaagaaatgaaatgattCAAAGGCAGCATACTGCCAG gatgGAAATGGAAATGCATGCCATTTACCAGCAAAGGAGAATAGAAAAAGTTAATTCTAAGGGACTAGCAGGCCTAGGGATCCCATTCATTTATGGCTCCAGTATCCCTGTGGGCCCAGCCACCTACCACGGCAGGGGCATGCTCCCAGCCAGTGACCTGCACCTTCACAGAAGCACCCTGAGAAACCTTCAGGGAAACCCCATGATAGTGGCGACTGGTCCACGCTTTACAGAGAACTGGGGGCAAAAATGTCGTCGTCTCAGGAGAGGTACCGGGAGTCAGAAAGTTCTAGACAGTGACACTGAGAGTTCTAAAAGTCAAGTAGAAGAGAAGCCCCTAGGCCAAGCCCATGCAGTTCTCTATGAAGAGAACGAGTATACAAAAGACCCAGAAATGGAGGCTCTGGACAATCACACGTTGGGTGAAACCAGTGGAAAGCCAACTACAGCTCTTGCTGACACCTGTGGAGAGCTGGAGCCCAGCCACAGAAAGCCCTGGGGAGCTCAGGGAACTCCCCTGGAAGAAAAGGCTTGGGACAACGGGAAGGAGAAGCCCTCTGAGCATGGTTTGGCAGCCTGTGGAGAAAAGAATGGGGTGTACCCCCCAGCTCGACGATCATCTCAGCCAG GGACACACATCTTGCTTACAACCAAGGAAAATCTATCTTTGAATGAAGACATTCAGAAATGGACCGTGAACGATGTGTACAACTTCATTAGCGGCCTTCCGGGTTGTTCAGACTATGCTCAG GTATTTAAAGATCATGCAATTGATGGAGAAACTTTGCCATTACTCACAGAGGAGCATCTTCGAAGCGCTATGGGATTAAAGTTGGGACCAGCACTGAAGATTCAATCACAG GTATCTCAACATGTGGAAAGTATGTTCTACAAGAAAAGTCTTTCACTTCCTACCCACACAAAACAAGCATTCAATCAACCAACAGATACAAACCCTCTTTTGGATTTTAACTCTTGGAGTGATACATTGGACATTCCTTGTTCCCAGGATATGATCGTTCCTAAAGGAACTGAGTGA